A window of Aquibium oceanicum genomic DNA:
GCCGACCGGGCAGGACGAGACGGACAAGAGCAGCGACCCGAGCAAGGCGCGCTGCATGAACGAGAACTCGACGAACGGTGAGATGAGCGCCTGGTACATGCCGCCGCTCACAGGACGCCACGGCGCCTGGCGGCGTCGCCGGCGTGGTCGTGATGTGCATGATGGCCGTTCGGGATGCCGTCGGCGTGGACATGCTCCTCCTCCGCCTCGCACCACGGGGCGTCCTCGCTCCAGGCTTCGTCAAAGCTGCGGGCGCGCGAAAGGTTTTCGGGCAGGAGAACATCCTGCGTCCGGCCCCAGGCGACGAGCCCGCGCGCGAGGATCAGTGTCTGAGGGAAATGCCGGCGCACGAGATCGAGGTCGTGGACGACCACGAGAACCGTGCGCCCTTCGCCGTGCCAGCGGCCGATCAAGGCGAGAAGGTCGCCGACCGTCTGGGAATCGATCGCGTTGAACGGCTCATCCAGCAGGATGACGTCGGCGTCCTGCACCAGAACGCGGGCGAAGAGGGCGCGCTGCAACTGCCCGCCGGACAGCGTGTCGATCGGCCGCTCCTCGAACCCCGTCAGCCCGACGGCCGTAAGAGCGGCAGCGCACCTTTGATGGTCTTCGGCCGTGTAACGCCCGAGCAGCCCGCGCCG
This region includes:
- the aztA gene encoding zinc ABC transporter ATP-binding protein AztA; this encodes MTEPALAFADLTLGYNRHPAVHHLDGAVARGSLTAIVGPNGSGKSTLMKGIVGVLPPMDGAVRLPEGTRLAYLPQQSEIDRSFPARVIDLVRLGLWRRRGLLGRYTAEDHQRCAAALTAVGLTGFEERPIDTLSGGQLQRALFARVLVQDADVILLDEPFNAIDSQTVGDLLALIGRWHGEGRTVLVVVHDLDLVRRHFPQTLILARGLVAWGRTQDVLLPENLSRARSFDEAWSEDAPWCEAEEEHVHADGIPNGHHAHHDHAGDAARRRGVL